The Theileria annulata chromosome 3, complete sequence, *** SEQUENCING IN PROGRESS *** genome has a segment encoding these proteins:
- a CDS encoding ABC transporter, putative (note;~Tap-140g05.q1c.C.cand.1 - score = 55.24;~SMART 7 transmembrane domains at aa 140-162, 175-197, 273-292, 299-318, 328-350, 401-423 and 438-460; 2 AAA (SM0382) domains at aa 549-753, E()=1.64e-03; 1265-1449, E()=1.55e-01; pfam:ABC_membrane (PF00664) at aa 848-1132, E()=8.30e-02;~12 probable transmembrane helices predicted for TA02730 by TMHMM2.0 at aa 140-162, 175-197, 273-292, 299-318, 328-350, 401-423, 438-460, 838-860, 901-923, 959-981, 996-1018 and 1083-1105): MVKHRNISELCNDFKSSVNSKYDSTHHYWESESYSKVYFKDPYRGKKFKYYDSSSVLKYFFFHWVTKWAYYVSKQYVEPYKLHPLPVADQVLRWQPIFSKHLSDGLLSLESCEFSKFKGSDVKPVKSVLMRALLLSFGKQALFGLLGILVTNLFSMSIAILIKHLLDTLNTKSFTLVKIFLFLFAIIGLQILDGLLIENFTYYLNRLRLTWEYSVAISLFQHSFCYRRNFNNNVNGSNSLNVCNSVLHSCSPDSNCSKNPLYCPARRYQNKDITPLIFTLVYFDSFYIGMFLESSVPIVNFLSNFIYGIILISLQIRANLWVLFLVGIFFTFLMIIVEIINTYLLNFIFAIRDDRIRQSDEIISELPLIKKLLYDDVAINIITKTRNSELMLILARMFLTIFNKSLYVICTNLSFYVLMRYFVKSVSDAEVITEIDTAGFLSTFYIFFRIINSMFLFSHGFRNIACSYVSFIRAKKYVQACSPNFYISDNKFTGSTKMSSEVPDVTNEIDKDVVVLYKDASFSWVNNRKDLVNKNNEVYLKNVNFQLKRGEIAIITGTQGCGKSNFIKSVLGEMTLVSGCMAVVPLHTSMPIFYASEYIWLQQGTIRSNITFGYRFDEDIYNSVIKGLELESDISSWEKGDLRVVSDNAHSLSGGQRVRIEMARAIYAYLIFSKVNKDYNSQCSFLMCLDGPFNVLDPYVSRTVFNNLFNSKTGLLVKDDLAVILSSSITLLDKCISSEKLTEYHKIPIYQIDNKSLYFHSYLSDFFRDKKTQSDFEYITPPSGPYKLNFFTKDLMKLCYSVSNTRLGRRLVTKSKYERSLNSIIEENHSKDKINPYLVYFKASGFTLVLFILLTVASSVMDNSKFVLATNLSDYISNKTKDFNNGLLVDMSEIKSHTNSALNTILVIVSVITSFSLVSILLFTVSCLVASRRIHEYCLNSVFKNSSSVIKIKKQINQIITYFSADIYFIDEYVGEMISSASLSFIQTAIAIGTLFYTIPLSVPFIFVSLIIAFEFIVSKYVIASRNQHLGDLESLSHINTACENAILGSPIYRSFKKEWELLNDLIEPTDYKFRCRFLAFTLASWTSVLFNWLFSVTTALFLAVMMIIDKFTEFKMNVGYFGLGLSLSSSVIKSFNNCSLCFARLQVFMCSVRRFQCFIPPGTKCVFDKFRNVHEEDIVINSSKLEDQVDKKMLLKKRALEFKDTKPNLIKRMMFRPKINIIDICKYLPSEHNGIVLKDLCVYTTSEMNKEGLILNNINATTSRSDIIGIIGRTGAGKTTLLSVLQNTARHRSGQVLLDGRDLKDIPKSVIRHIIGVLPQLPFVFKGWTIRRFLDPRRLFTDDEINDALHKCGLLEFVNNLHESSVTLDDLSSVGTMLSITQLRTLWFAKLVLCRHLYRMLIIDEPPSDNCSEDGSEVQDIGIPIYELLDKYFKHCTCFVIAHYANVLKSCTSVWVMHNGKLIKTCKASEVSKNESISNIIEEMVNKYSN, translated from the exons ATGGTCAAACATCGTAACATCTCTGAATTGTGTAATGATTTTAAGAGTTCTGTGAATAGTAAGTATGATTCAACTCATCATTACTGGGAAAGTGAATCATACTCCAAGGTTTACTTCAAGGATCCATACCGtggtaaaaaatttaaatattatgacTCCAGCAGTGTTTTGAAATACTTTTTCTTTCACTGGGTAACTAAATGGGCATATtatgtttccaaacaatATGTAGAGCCATATAAGTTACATCCACTTCCTGTTGCTGATCAGGTTCTACGTTGGCAAccaattttttcaaaacaCCTCAGCGATGGCCTACTTAGTCTGGAGTCATGTgaattttccaaatttaagGGCAGTGATGTAAAACCTGTTAAGTCGGTTCTAATGCGGGCCTTACTATTATCATTTGGAAAACAAGCTTTGTTTGGTCTACTTGGCATTCTTGTTACTAATTTGTTTAGTATGAGCATTGCAATCTTGATTAAACATTTACTTGACACATTGAACACTAAGTCGTTTACTCTCgtgaaaatatttttgtttcTATTTGCTATAATAGGTTTACAAATTCTAGATGGACTACTAATCGAGAACTTCACCTATTATCTAAACAGATTAAGGCTTACATGGGAGTACTCAGTTGCCATAAGTTTGTTCCAACATTCATTCTGTTATAGACGCAACTTTAATAACAATGTAAATGGATCAAACTCCTTGAATGTTTGTAACAGTGTCCTACACAGTTGTTCCCCTGATTCCAATTGTTCTAAAAACCCATTATACTGTCCTGCAAGAAGATACCAAAACAAAGATATTACTCCACTCATATTTACTCTTGTTTACTTTGATTCATTTTACATTGGAATGTTTTTAGAATCTTCAGTACCAATTGTCAACTTCTTGtcaaatttcatttatggaataatattaatttcattacaGATTAGGGCCAATTTATGGGTCTTGTTCTTAGTTGGAATATTTTTCACATTTTTGATGATCATTGTTGAGATCATAAATActtatttgttaaatttcatttttgcCATAAGAGATGACAGGATAAGGCAGTctgatgaaattatatCTGAGTTACCTCTGATCAAAAAGTTACTTTATGATGATGTTGccattaacattattactAAGACAAGGAATAGTGAactaatgttaattttggCAAGAATGTTCTTAACCATATTCAATAAGTCATTATACGTAATTTGTACAAACTTATCATTCTATGTCTTGATGAGATATTTTGTGAAATCAGTTAGTGATGCAGAAGTTATTACTGAAATTGATACTGCTGGCTTCTTGTCTacattttacatatttttcaGGATTATCAATTCAATGTTCTTGTTCTCTCATGGATTTAGAAATATAGCTTGCTCTTACGTATCATTTATTAGGGCTAAGAAATACGTTCAAGCCTGTTCTCCTAACTTTTACATTAGTGATAACAAGTTCACAGGTTCTACAAAGATGTCAAGCGAAGTTCCAGATGTAACTAATGAGATTGACAAGGATGTAGTAGTTTTATATAAGGATGCTTCTTTCTCATGGGTCAATAACAGGAAGGATCTTGTCAACAAGAATAATGAGGTTTATTTGAAGAATGTTAACTTCCAGCTTAAGAGGGGTGAAATTGCAATAATTACGGGTACTCAAGGTTGTGGTAAATCTAACTTCATCAAATCAGTACTGGGTGAGATGACACTGGTCAGTGGTTGTATGGCTGTAGTTCCTCTCCATACATCAATGCCTATATTTTATGCTTCTGAATATATATGGCTTCAACAAGGAACTATTAGATCAAACATAACGTTTGGATATAGATTTGATGAGGATATTTATAACTCAGTCATCAAGGGGCTTGAACTGGAATCTGATATATCATCATGGGAGAAGGGTGACTTGAGGGTTGTTTCAGATAATGCTCATTCACTCAGTGGTGGTCAGAGAGTTAGGATTGAAATGGCCAGAGCAATCTATGCCTATCTTATATTTAGTAAAGTTAACAAGGATTATAATAGTCAATGTTCATTCCTGATGTGCCTTGACGGACCATTTAATGTTTTGGATCCTTATGTTTCTAGAACTGTTTTCAACAATTTGTTCAATTCTAAGACTGGATTGCTTGTTAAGGATGACTTAGCTGTTATTCTTTCATCATCAATAACTTTGCTTGATAAGTGTATCTCATCAGAAAAATTAACTGAATATCACAAAATTCCCATATACCAgattgataataaatcacTGTATTTCCACTCTTATTTGTCAGATTTCTTTAGGGACAAAAAAACACAAAGCGATTTTGAATATATCACACCACCATCAGGTCCTTACAAGCTTAATTTCTTCACTAAGGATTTGATGAAACTATGTTATTCAGTATCTAACACCAGACTTGGACGTCGTCTTGTTACAAAATCCAAATATGAACGTTCATTAAACTCCATTATTGAAGAAAATCATtctaaagataaaattaatccaTACCTAGTATATTTCAAAGCATCTGGTTTTACATTAGTCctttttattctattaacAGTTGCATCAAGCGTTATGGACAATTCTAAATTTGTTCTCGCAACCAACCTCTCAGATTATATATCCAATAAAACCAAAGACTTCAATAATGGTCTCTTAGTTGACATGTCAGAAATTAAATCACACACCAATTCTGCCCTGAATACAATACTGGTAATTGTATCAGTTATTACGTCATTTTCATTAGTATCAATACTGTTATTTACTGTATCTTGTCTAGTGGCATCAAGAAGAATTCATGAATATTGTCTCAACTCAGTGTTTAAGAATAGTTCATCAGTAATCAAAATCAAGAAACAAATTAACCAAATCATAACTTATTTTTCAGCtgatatttatttcatcGATGAATATGTTGGAGAGATGATATCATCTGCCTCGTTGTCTTTCATTCAGACAGCCATAGCCATTGGAACCTTATTCTATACAATTCCCTTATCAGttccatttatttttgtatcTTTGATTATTGCCTTTGAATTCATTGTATCAAAATATGTTATAGCTTCGAGGAATCAACATCTTGGAGATTTAGAGTCTTTATCACATATTAACACAGCTTGTGAAAATGCTATACTGGGATCACCCATTTACAGAAGTTTTAAAAAGGAATGGGAATTACTTAACGATCTGATTGAACCAACAGACTATAAGTTTAGGTGTAGATTTTTGGCTTTTACCTTAGCAAGTTGGACTTCAGTTTTGTTCAATTGGCTATTCTCAGTTACAACCGCTCTATTCCTGGCGGTTATGATGATAATTGATAAGTTTACCGAATTCAAAATGAACGTTGGTTACTTTGGATTAGGTCTATCACTGAGTAGCAGtgttattaaatcattcaACAATTGTTCCTTATGTTTCGCTAGGTTACAAGTTTTCATGTGTTCAGTTCGAAGATTCCAGTGCTTTATTCCACCTGGCACCAAGTGTGTATTTGATAAGTTCCGTAATGTTCACGAAGAGGATATAGTTATTAATTCTAGCAAACTTGAGGACCAAGTGGATAAGAAGATGTTACTGAAGAAAAGAGCACTTGAATTCAAAGATACAAAACccaatttaataaagagGATGATGTTTAGGccaaaaattaacattattgaTATTTGCAAATATCTTCCATCAGAGCATAATGGTATAGTATTGAAGGATCTTTGTGTATATACCACATCTGAGATGAATAAGGAAGGTCTTATCctcaataatataaatgcCACAACATCTAGGTCAGATATTATTGGTATCATTGGCAGAACTGGAGCTGGTAAGACAACTCTATTATCTGTTCTGCAAAATACCGCAAGGCATAGATCTGGTCAAGTCCTGCTGGATGGCAGAGATTTGAAAGATATTCCCAAGAGTGTCATTAGGCACATTATTGGTGTTCTACCTCAGCTTCCATTTGTTTTCAAAGGTTGGACTATTAGAAGGTTCTTGGATCCAAGGAGACTATTTACAGATGATGAGATTAATGACGCTCTCCATAAATGTGGTCTCCTTGAGTTTGTTAATAACCTTCACG AAAGTTCAGTGACGTTAGATGACCTTAGCTCAGTAGGTACTATGTTATCTATAACTCAGCTAAGAACACTTTGGTTTGCCAAACTAGTATTATGCAGACATCTATATAGGATGTTAATCATTGATGAACCTCCATCTGATAATTGTTCAGAAGACGGTTCTGAGGTTCAAGATATTGGAATACCCATCTACGAATTATTGgacaaatatttcaaacatTGTACATGTTTTGTTATTGCACATTATGCAAACGTTCTTAAATCTTGTACATCAGTTTGGGTAATGCATAATGGTAAACTTATAAAAACTTGTAAGGCCTCAGAAGTATCCAAAAATGAATCGATATCAAACATCATAGAGGAGATGGTCAACAAATATTCAAACTAA
- a CDS encoding uncharacterized protein (note;~Tap-140g05.q1c.cand.30 - score = 53.79;~1 probable transmembrane helix predicted for TA02725 by TMHMM2.0 at aa 7-29;~Signal peptide predicted for TA02725 by SignalP 2.0 HMM (Signal peptide probability 0.846, signal anchor probability 0.115) with cleavage site probability 0.569 between residues 22 and 23), translated as MKNTYTFFLYLGIGLFVLSSNCFELDIGQISKYRKGGNEINVYKDDSDNFYKHQPVEPFLLKELYYDDEVIYFDPLLTSDQLLISASVLWVLDNPTVIHLNLEKSTIMLLNENKSSLSVEAIFSGKNISNINHKFHPGSDNAVDVDIKQTQNYTSNSLNVSVNQLHLSGNGLEIFVLRYYDLGSYKLNKLKYGNDVLKTVTETSTPNKEVILEVPNKEQVYGVYVYSYNDFPLMIELVYTYNKRLYYGNCNVRKWYKLLMVPLNDPSYYENLLNKLNYYACRNGFKITIDANIKTQKDQDYYNIDNYCLGPNGVERIKNRLDLKLIKHGQNYSCNIHKALNDRKFFTDNLYYGNSIFELKNLPKKIDCIRVYRIKDTKPCLITIVSKNSILYYKLEGDTWKHFNTDENLTDINNEFNEKINVLLYEFDPDKELLEENLIDHKWKKEPKLKLNEDIVKLLPDIVTIKVQGNETYEMPTLKYDNIQLKSKILKRFQFDIYSYMDGKQKTGLIINGDLETKIVVETKPFRALIGIYYDGRPIIEFEKEDVLIHKAIYFYKNNHDMDVYLYTNSLYVYHFRNNYYKYDYRWELVSKEPVTLADSHKTNQNLKNYFEQVKRLNTADTQKPKEIKVTNVEIELMTYEEVTILTRNYVKEKIETINRDYKKGITTGTRIDVSKFQDSSTTKESGSYSLVEYQGKTLVDLNNRYYHFVKLIEYSKEDNKLNLYLYTNTLYVFRFQKKPNDEWKFIILQPVMCLYKNVSESLKPYFTKMNEINNFDYNVNIYEEVVNLLPLGAEIRTKKNRKYVIYSIKQTLPLLKENKIKKISFDVYYDYSDNYWDYNLYKYVKSMNLTKVGYYDSEAEVIGNHVINNIKWYSYDILKVSAEDKSNFLIVEYFQTQGIDNIYAYSNTLYEYHATRHDRYYYDKWKMSKKRVEIVNKETLTEKDLRDLKKYYKLTIKLKGFDFV; from the exons aTGAAAAATACATACACATTTTTCTTATATTTGGGTATTGGTTTATTTGTGCTGAGTTCTAATTGTTTTGAATTAGATATTGGACAAATAAGTAAATATCGTAAAGGAGGAAATGAGATAAATGTTTACAAAGATGACTCtgataatttttacaaGCATCAACCTGTTGAACCTTTCTTGTTAAAGGAATTGTACTATGATGATGAagtaatatattttgatCCTCTTCTAACTTCTGATCAACTTTTGATCTCTGCCTCTGTTCTTTGGGTATTGGATAATCCAACAGTAATCCACTTAAATCTTGAAAAATCAACAATTATGCTATTGAATGAAAACAAATCATCACTAAGTGTAGAAGCTATATTTTCAGGTAAAAACATTTCTAAtataaatcataaatttCATCCTGGTTCCGATAATGCTGTTGATGTAGATATAAAACAAACTCAAAACTACACTAGTAATTCGTTGAATGTTTCTGTTAATCAACTTCATTTATCAGGAAATGGTCTAGaaatttttgtattaaGGTATTATGACCTTGGTtcatacaaattaaataaacttaAGTATGGAAATGATGTTCTGAAGACTGTAACTGAAACATCCACACCTAACAAAGAGGTCATTCTAGAGGTTCCTAACAAAGAACAGGTATATGGAGTATATGTTTACAGTTATAATGACTTTCCTCTAATGATTGAGTTGGTGTATACTTACAATAAAAGGCTGTATTATGGTAATTGTAATGTAAGAAAGTGGTATAAATTACTTATGGTACCTCTAAATGATCCATCATATTATGAAAATCTACTTAACAAGCTTAATTATTACGCCTGCAGGAATGGATTCAAGATTACTATAGATGCTAATATTAAAACACAAAAGGACCAGGATTactataatattgataattattgTCTTGGACCTAATGGAGTAGAACGTATTAAAAATAGATTAGATTTAAAGCTTATAAAACATGGTCAAAATTACTCATGTAATATACATAAAGCTTTGAATGATAGAAAATTCTTTACggataatttatattatggtaattcaatttttgaACTGAAGAATTTACCAAAAAAGATAGATTGTATAAGAGTCTATCGAATAAAAGATACTAAACCATGCTTAATTACTATTGTAAGCAAAAATTCtattttgtattataaaCTTGAGGGTGATACTTGGAAACACTTTAATACTGATGAGAATCTTACAGATATAAATAAcgaatttaatgaaaaaataaatgtactTTTGTATGA gTTTGATCCTGATAAAGAACTTCTTGAGGAGAATCTAATAGATCACAAATGGAAGAAGGAACCCAAACTAAAACTTAATGAAGATATTGTTAAATTGTTACCAGACATTGTTACAATAAAAGTTCAAGGTAATGAAACCTATGAAATGCCAACGTTGAAGTATGACAATATTCAGTTGAAATCgaaaatattgaaaaggtttcaatttgatatatatagttatatgGATGGTAAACAAAAAACTGGtctaattattaatggTGATCTGGAAACTAAGATAGTTGTTGAGACAAAACCATTTCGTGCCTTGATAGGCATCTATTATGATGGAAGACCTATTATTGAATTCGAAAAGGAAGATGTGTTAATTCATAAAgcaatttatttttataagaACAATCATGATATGGATGTTTACCTGTATACCAACAGTTTGTATGTTTACCATTTCAGAAATAACTACTACAAGTATGATTATAGATGGGAACTAGTGTCCAAAGAACCTGTAACACTAGCAGATTCCCATAAAACAAACcagaatttgaaaaattatttcgAACAAGTTAAAAGACTTAATACAGCGGATACTCAAAAGCCCAAAGAAATTAAAGTAACTAATGTAGAAATAGAATTGATGACCTATGAAGAAGTAACGATACTGACGCGTAATTACGTAAAGGAGAAAATTGAAACAATAAACAGAGATTATAAAAAAGGAATAACGACAGGAACCAGAATTGATGTATCCAAATTTCAAGATTCTTCAACTACCAAAGAATCTGGTTCTTACAGCCTAGTGGAATATCAAGGCAAAACTCTTGtagatttaaataacagatattatcattttgtAAAGCTCATAGAATACAGTAAggaagataataaattgaatctgtatttatataccaACACACTCTATGTATTTAGATTTCAAAAGAAACCAAATGATGAGTGGAAGTTTATAATACTTCAACCTGTAATGTGTCTTTATAAGAATGTTAGTGAATCTTTGAAACCTTACTTTACCAAAATGAATGagattaataattttgactacaatgttaatatatatgaGGAGGTTGTAAATTTACTTCCACTAGGAGCTGAAATAAGAACGAAGAAAAATAGGAAGTATGTTATTTATAGCATTAAACAAACATTACcattattaaaagaaaataaaattaaaaaaataagtTTCGATGTTTATTATGATTACAGTGATAATTACTGGGATTATAATctatataaatatgttaaatCCATGAATTTAACAAAAGTAGGATATTATGATTCAGAGGCTGAAGTTATTGGAAATCatgtaattaataatattaaatggtattcatatgatattttaaaggTTAGTGCTGAGGATAAGTCAAATTTTCTTATAGttgaatattttcaaaCACAAGGAATAGACAATATATACGCATACTCCAACACATTGTATGAATATCATGCTACCAGACATGACagatattattatgataaatGGAAAATGTCAAAAAAACGAGTAGAAATAGTTAATAAAGAAACATTAACTGAAAAAGATTTAAGAGAcctgaaaaaatattataaattaacaataaagCTTAAGGGATTtgattttgtataa